Proteins encoded in a region of the Takifugu flavidus isolate HTHZ2018 chromosome 10, ASM371156v2, whole genome shotgun sequence genome:
- the LOC130532347 gene encoding protein NDRG1-like, producing MVLEDNVCDSVFEPQITEENVETPYGKLHCTMTGTVRSNHPVILTFHDVGLNYKSCFGALFDHEDMQEIIRHFPHCHVEAPGQQEGAKTLPAAYTYPSMDQLSEALTAVLKHFGMRSVIGLGVGAGAYALAKLALNHPELVEGLVLINIDPNSKGLMNSVANKITEWTHTLPDTIITQLFGKEEIENNHDLIATYRHYITATMNQANVSQFLRSYNSRNALEVERPIPGGNINARTLRCPTLLVVGDNSPVVEAVVDCNAKLNPTKSTLLKMADCGGLPQVDQPAKMIEAIKYFIQGMGYLSYASMTRLRSRTTSSSSISSFDGSRSRSHTNELLRGRTHSRGAEEKRGRSHTDVSMESISTSNMSKSISKSTEVTC from the exons ATGGTTCTGGAAGACAACGTGTGTGACTCTGTCTTTGAGCCTCAAATCACT GAGGAAAATGTAGAGACTCCATATGGAAAACTCCACTGCACCATGACAGGAACCGTGAGATCGAACCATCCCGTCATCCTGACGTTTCATGACGTGGGACTAAACT ATAAGTCCTGTTTTGGAGCGCTGTTTGATCATGAAGATATGCAGGAAATCATCAGGCATTTCCCTCACTGCCACGTTGAAGCACCGGGACAACAGGAGGGAGCCAAAACCCTGCCCGCTGC GTATACCTACCCGTCCATGGACCAGCTGTCTGAGGCGCTGACCGCAGTCCTCAAACACTTTGG GATGCGCAGCGTGATCGGACTGGGGGTCGGAGCAGGCGCTTACGCCCTGGCTAAATTAGCT CTTAATCATCCCGAGCTGGTGGAAGGGTTAGTTTTGATCAATATTGACCCAAACTCTAAAGGGTTAATGAACAGCGTTGCTAACAAG ATCACTGAGTGGACACACACTCTCCCGGACACGATCATCACACAACTGTTTGGAAAG GAAGAGATTGAAAACAACCACGACCTCATCGCTACCTACCGTCACTACATCACAGCCACCATGAACCAGGCCAACGTCAGCCAGTTCCTCCGCTCCTACAACAGCCGCAACGCCCTGGAGGTGGAGAGGCCCATTCCTGGAGGAAACATCAACGCCAGAACCCTCAG aTGCCCGACTCTGCTGGTGGTAGGAGATAATTCTCCAGTAGTGGAAGCGGTGGTCGACTGCAACGCTAAACTCAACCCCACCAAAAGCACATTGCTTAAG ATGGCGGACTGTGGAGGACTTCCTCAGGTGGATCAG CCGGCCAAAATGATTGAAGCCATCAAATATTTCATCCAGGGAATGGGATACT TGTCCTATGCCAGTATGACCAGACTGCGGTCAAGGACGACCTCCAGCTCAAGCATCTCATCTTTTGATGGCTCGCGGAGCCGCTCACACACCAACGAGCTGCTGCGGGGCCGAACACACTCGCGTGGGGCCGAGGAGAAACGCGGGCGCTCGCACACAGACGTCTCCATGGAGAGCATCTCCACCAGCAACATGTCCAAGAGCATCTCCAAGTCCACTGAAGTGACGTGCTAG
- the LOC130532569 gene encoding protein tyrosine phosphatase type IVA 3: protein MNRPAPVELCHKNMRFLITHNPTDSTLSSFIEDLKRYGATTVVRVCDITYDKTPLEKDGINVVDWPFDDGAPPPSKLVDDWLNLLKKKFQEDPGCCVAVHCVAGLGRAPVLVALALIESGMKYEDAIQLIRQKRRGAINSKQLTYLEKYRSKHRLRFKDSHTHKNKCCTM from the exons ATGAATCGCCCCGCTCCGGTAGAACTGTGCCACAAGAACATGAGGTTCCTGATCACACACAACCCCACGGACAGCACACTCAGCTCCTTCATAGAG GATCTGAAGCGTTACGGTGCCACCACAGTTGTTCGGGTCTGTGATATCACCTATGACAAAACGCCATTGGAAAAAGATGGCATCAATGTGGTG GACTGGCCATTTGATGACGGCGCCCCTCCTCCCAGTAAGCTGGTTGATGATTGGCTGAATCTCCTAAAGAAGAAGTTTCAGGAGGATCCAGGGTGCTGTGTAGCTGTTCACTGTGTGGCTGGGCTGGGAAG GGCTCCCGTGCTTGTTGCTCTGGCTTTGATAGAGAGCGGGATGAAGTATGAAGATGCTATTCAACTCATCAGACA GAAGCGCCGTGGAGCCATTAACAGCAAACAGCTCACCTACCTGGAGAAATATCGCTCCAAGCATAGACTCCGCTTCaaagactctcacacacacaagaacaagTGTTGCACCATGtga